One Acidimicrobiia bacterium genomic window, CGCGACCCTCAACGTGCAAAAAGGTGAGTTCGTATTCCTGGTGGGGCCTTCGGGTTCGGGCAAGTCAACCCTCATTCGCCTGATGCTGCGGCAGGACGATGTGACCCGTGGGTCCATCTGGGTCGCCGGGAAAGATGTGACCAAGATGCCGTCCTGGAAGGTGCCCTTCCTGCGGCGTTCGATAGGCACCGTTTTCCAGGACTTCAAGCTCCTCCCCAACAAGACCGTGGCCGAGAACGTGGCGTTTGCGCTCGAGGTCCTCGGTCGGCCCCGATCGGTCATCAAGCGCCAGGTCGGGCAGGTTCTCGATCTCGTGGGCCTCGACGGCAAGGCCGACCGGAAACCAAAGCAGCTCTCGGGTGGCGAACAGCAACGTGTGTCCATCGCCAGGGCGTTCGTGAACAGGCCGCCGATCATGCTGGCGGACGAGCCAACGGGCAACCTCGATCCGGCCACTTCGGTCGGGATCATGCGGCTCCTCGATCGTATCAATCGAACGGGAACCACGATCGTCATGGCTACCCACGATCACGCCATAGTGGACGCTATGCGCCGTCGTGTCGTGCAGCTCGAAGCCGGCCGGATCGTTCGTGATCAATCGAGTGGCCGCTACGAACACATCCGTGACGAGATGTCCGAGGAGCCGGTCACCGCCGAAGTCATCGAGGTTGCGCCTGAGATTCCGGAGGTGGAAGCCCTGGAGCAGGATTCCGTCGAGGTCGAACCGGCCGAAGGCCGGGTCACGGAGCCCGAGTCGTGAGCAGGATCGCCTACCTTCTCCGCGAGGCCCTCGTCAACATGGGCCGCAACGCGCTGGTGGTCGTCGGTGCCATCCTGGCTGTGTTCGTTTCGTTGACGCTCGCCTTCAGTGCGCTGGTTCTCAACGAGCTCGTCAAGGCCAACACGCTGCAATGGCAAGACGGCGTGCACGTGATCGTCTGGTTGAAAGATGAGGTCCGCGATGGAGTGACCTTCGAGGCCCAGATGGGCTTGCTCGACGAGGTCAACGGATGGGAAGAAGTCGACACTGCCAGCTTCGTCGGCAAGGCCGAGGCATATCAGGAGTTCCAGGAGATGTTTGCCAGCAATCCTGCGATGCTGGAAAACGTCAATCCTGCGATCTTGCCCGCCTCCATTCGCATCAAACTCAACAACATCGAGGAGTACCGGGGTGTTCAGCTGCGTCTTATCGACCAGCCCGTGGTCAAGGAAGTCACTTCTCCGGGTGAGAGCATCGAACAACTCGCCGATTTGAGCAACGTCCTCAACATGATCGGCGTCGTCCTGGCGATCGTTCAGGGTGCGTCGGCGGTCGTTCTGATTTCCAATACCATCCGCATGGCCATCTATGCGCGCCGTGAGGAGATCGGCATCATGAAACTCGTCGGTGCGTCGAACTGGTTCATAAGGGTCCCGTTTGTCCTCGAAGGCATGTTGCAGGGTTTTGTCGGTGCGTTGTTCGCGGTTGTCATGGTTTTCTTTGCCAGAACGCGTCTGGAGGGAATCGATGACACGATCGGGCTTTTCGACTTCCAGGTCGCCGACTCGTTCTTCTGGCGGTGGACCATACTCTTCCTGCTGTTCGGTGCTCTGGCCGGTTTTCTCGGTTCGGCCCTGGGCGTTCGCAGGTACCTGAAGGAATGATGTGATGCGGCGATGGATGGTCCCCGTTGCGATGCTCCTGCTTCTTGCCCTCAGCGTGCCGGTCGGCGCTCAGTCGGACGAGGCGAGGTTGAGCGACGTCGAGCAGGAAATCGATGCTCTGAACCAGCGGATCAAGGCACAGAAGGAGATCAAGGACCAGCGGGCTGCCGCGGTTGCGGCTGTGGCCGGCCGGCTCGCAGAACTCCAGGCCCAGATCACAGAGGTGCAGGGGCGGGTCGACTCGAAGGAACTCGACATCGCCAATCAGGAATCTGAGCTGGT contains:
- a CDS encoding permease-like cell division protein FtsX — translated: MSRIAYLLREALVNMGRNALVVVGAILAVFVSLTLAFSALVLNELVKANTLQWQDGVHVIVWLKDEVRDGVTFEAQMGLLDEVNGWEEVDTASFVGKAEAYQEFQEMFASNPAMLENVNPAILPASIRIKLNNIEEYRGVQLRLIDQPVVKEVTSPGESIEQLADLSNVLNMIGVVLAIVQGASAVVLISNTIRMAIYARREEIGIMKLVGASNWFIRVPFVLEGMLQGFVGALFAVVMVFFARTRLEGIDDTIGLFDFQVADSFFWRWTILFLLFGALAGFLGSALGVRRYLKE